One window from the genome of Streptococcus salivarius encodes:
- the purE gene encoding 5-(carboxyamino)imidazole ribonucleotide mutase, whose protein sequence is MTKPVISIIMGSKSDWATMQKAAEVLDNFGVAYEKKVVSAHRTPDLMFKHAEEARSRGIKVIIAGAGGAAHLPGMVAAKTTLPVIGVPVKSRALSGVDSLYSIVQMPGGVPVATMAIGEAGATNAALFALRLLSVEDKTIADALANFAEEQGKIAEESTNELN, encoded by the coding sequence ATGACTAAACCAGTAATTTCCATTATCATGGGCTCAAAATCCGACTGGGCAACCATGCAAAAAGCTGCTGAAGTTCTCGACAACTTCGGCGTCGCTTACGAAAAGAAAGTTGTTTCCGCACACCGTACACCGGACCTCATGTTCAAACATGCGGAAGAAGCACGTAGCCGTGGCATCAAGGTCATCATCGCAGGTGCTGGTGGCGCTGCTCACTTGCCAGGGATGGTTGCTGCTAAAACAACCCTTCCAGTCATCGGTGTGCCAGTCAAATCACGTGCCCTTAGCGGTGTAGATTCGCTCTATTCTATCGTTCAGATGCCGGGTGGTGTACCTGTCGCAACCATGGCTATCGGTGAAGCGGGTGCGACTAACGCTGCCCTCTTTGCCCTCCGTCTCCTATCAGTAGAAGACAAGACCATTGCGGATGCGCTTGCTAACTTTGCTGAAGAACAAGGAAAAATCGCAGAGGAGTCTACAAATGAGCTCAACTAA